A region of Cataglyphis hispanica isolate Lineage 1 chromosome 6, ULB_Chis1_1.0, whole genome shotgun sequence DNA encodes the following proteins:
- the LOC126850600 gene encoding LOW QUALITY PROTEIN: uncharacterized protein LOC126850600 (The sequence of the model RefSeq protein was modified relative to this genomic sequence to represent the inferred CDS: deleted 1 base in 1 codon) has translation MTPTIYENLKTILDPILSISKRKDVIPVRKQLLGTIRLLGTPDSCRSVGERFDLAKSSLNKSFMRIIECLNDIGSQIISWPRGKEFDRVKEDFNKNSPLQGIIGAIDGTHILIKALKIFILLLYCSFNVDIIKIRKKEKIVSCIFFQIDTQYYKTYKKTYIAIILQAVCDACMKFTDYFAGFAGSVGDLRVFRNSDLWKEIQAHKQSYFPNDEFIIGDKAYPLLTYSFIKTVIERTFALLKGRFRRLKFLDMNVDKMTPYVIIACTVLHNICLDGIDHNDIEDFIQEGMEVENDETYIEHILNEKAGEIKREYLCILVAEA, from the exons ATGACCCcaacaatatatgaaaatttaaagacaATCCTCGATCCTATACTCTCGATTTCCAAAAGAAAAGATGTAATTCCAGTGAGAAAACAATTACTAGGAACAATACGGCTATTAGGAACACCAGATTCTTGTCG tTCTGTAGGGGAGAGATTTGATCTCGCTAAGAgctcattaaataaaagttttatgagAATCATTGAATGTTTAAATGATATAGGAAGTCAAATTATTTCATGGCCAAGAGGGAAAGAATTTGATAGAGTGAAAGAagatttcaacaaaaattcaCCGTTGCAAGGCATAATTGGTGCCATTGATGGCACACACATTCTCATAAAAGctcttaagatatttatattattgctttattGTAGCTTTaatgtagatataattaaaattaggaagaaagaaaaaatagtatcatgcatttttttccAGATTGATACacaatattacaaaacttataagaaaacatatata gcTATAATTTTGCAAGCAGTCTGTGATGCTTGTATGAAATTTACTGATTATTTTGCGGGATTTGCGGGTTCAGTTGGAGATCTAAGGGTCTTCAGAAATTCTGATTTGTGGAAAGAAATTCAAGCACATAAACAGTCCTACTTCCCAAACGACGAATTTATTATTGGCGACAAGGCATACCCTCTTTTAACATA CTCTTTCATCAAAACAGTAATTGAACGTACATTTGCTCTACTAAAAGGTAGATTCCGAAGACTGAAATTTCTTGATATGAACGTTGATAAGATGACACCTTATGTCATAATTGCCTGTAcagtattacataatatatgcttGGATGGCATTGACCATAATGACATAGAGGATTTCATACAAGAAGGTATGGAAGTGGAAAATGATGAAACTTACATTGAACATATACTTAATGAAAAAGCAGGAGAAATAAAACGTGAATACTTGTGTATACTTGTTGCTGaagcttaa